In Trueperaceae bacterium, a single window of DNA contains:
- a CDS encoding NAD(P)-dependent glycerol-3-phosphate dehydrogenase, translated as MSRNSPSHPRLAVLGAGAWGTVIASLLARNGHEVVLWAQRQAQAAAIAATGRNDQYLPGTPLGPLVRATGDLAEALAGAPLAFLAVPSRAFRQLGESIRRSGLPAALVNCSKGLEVATFKRLSQVLAESLPSTPLAVLSGPNLAGEIAAGKPAATTVASADAGLAGRVQALLQQPTFRVYTSSDVVGVEVAGAMKNVIALACGVSDGLGLGDNTKATLITRGLAEIVRLGTSLGGRAATFYGLAGVGDLVATCASDSSRNHRAGVSLAHGATLADLEASGMTAEGVPTVEAVHRAGPTHRIDLPISREVHAVVFGGKHPRDAIQSLMTREGKAE; from the coding sequence GTGTCACGCAACTCACCCTCGCACCCCCGACTGGCCGTCCTCGGCGCCGGCGCCTGGGGCACGGTCATAGCCTCCCTGCTGGCGCGCAACGGTCACGAGGTCGTCCTCTGGGCGCAGCGTCAGGCTCAGGCCGCGGCCATCGCCGCCACGGGCCGCAACGACCAGTACCTGCCAGGCACGCCGCTCGGGCCGCTCGTGCGCGCCACCGGCGACCTGGCCGAGGCCCTCGCCGGCGCTCCCCTCGCGTTCCTCGCCGTTCCGTCCCGCGCCTTCCGGCAACTCGGGGAGTCCATCAGGCGCAGCGGCCTGCCTGCGGCGCTCGTGAACTGCTCCAAGGGGCTCGAGGTCGCCACCTTCAAGCGCCTGTCGCAGGTCCTCGCCGAGTCGCTGCCCTCCACCCCGCTGGCCGTGCTGTCGGGTCCCAACCTGGCGGGCGAGATCGCGGCGGGGAAGCCGGCCGCGACCACGGTGGCCAGCGCGGACGCCGGGTTGGCCGGGCGCGTGCAGGCGCTGTTGCAGCAGCCGACGTTCCGCGTCTACACGAGCAGCGACGTCGTCGGGGTCGAGGTGGCGGGCGCCATGAAGAACGTCATCGCCCTCGCCTGCGGCGTGAGCGACGGCCTCGGTCTCGGCGACAACACGAAGGCCACGCTGATCACCCGCGGCCTGGCCGAGATCGTGCGCCTGGGCACCAGCCTCGGGGGCCGCGCCGCGACGTTCTACGGCCTGGCGGGCGTCGGCGACCTCGTCGCCACCTGCGCCTCTGACTCGTCGCGCAACCACCGGGCGGGCGTGAGCCTCGCGCATGGCGCGACGCTGGCCGACCTCGAGGCCAGCGGCATGACCGCCGAAGGCGTACCCACCGTCGAGGCGGTGCACCGCGCCGGCCCGACTCACCGGATCGACCTGCCCATCAGCCGCGAGGTACACGCCGTCGTCTTCGGCGGCAAGCACCCCCGCGACGCCATCCAGAGCCTGATGACCAGGGAGGGGAAGGCAGAATGA
- a CDS encoding glutaminyl-peptide cyclotransferase, producing MTRRFAARLAAPLVAAAVTALGLVGCSGPGPERLAVEVIASHPHDSRAFTQGLVWHEGAIYESTGLHGASSLRQTELDGTVVRSRPLAAHLFGEGLALVEGELLQLTWQDGLLLRYDLVTFEPTGSQRYDGEGWGLCYDGTSLWMSDGSATLTRRRPDDFAVLGRTEVRLAGKPVTKLNELECVDGAVYANVWYSDDVLRIDPATGTVTAVIDAAPLRASLGQTAPDAVLNGIAYDASSGNFLLTGKLWPKLFEVRFRPARR from the coding sequence ATGACGCGGCGCTTCGCAGCGCGTCTCGCGGCCCCGCTCGTAGCCGCGGCGGTCACCGCCCTCGGCCTGGTCGGCTGCTCGGGACCGGGTCCCGAGCGCCTGGCCGTTGAAGTCATCGCGAGCCATCCGCACGACAGCCGGGCGTTCACGCAGGGACTCGTGTGGCACGAGGGAGCCATCTACGAGAGCACCGGCCTCCACGGCGCCTCGAGCCTCCGCCAGACGGAGCTGGACGGCACGGTGGTGAGGAGCCGCCCGCTGGCCGCTCACCTCTTCGGCGAGGGACTGGCGCTCGTCGAGGGCGAGCTGCTGCAGCTCACCTGGCAGGACGGCCTGCTGCTGCGCTACGACCTGGTGACGTTCGAGCCCACCGGCAGCCAGCGCTACGACGGCGAAGGCTGGGGCCTCTGCTACGACGGCACGTCGCTATGGATGAGCGACGGCAGCGCCACGCTCACGCGCCGCCGGCCCGACGACTTCGCGGTGCTGGGCCGCACCGAGGTTCGCCTGGCCGGCAAGCCCGTCACGAAGCTGAACGAACTGGAGTGCGTGGACGGCGCCGTCTACGCCAACGTGTGGTACAGCGACGACGTCCTGCGCATCGACCCCGCCACGGGCACCGTCACCGCCGTGATCGACGCAGCACCGCTGCGTGCCTCGCTCGGGCAGACGGCCCCCGACGCGGTGCTCAACGGGATCGCCTACGACGCCTCGAGCGGCAACTTCCTGCTCACCGGCAAGCTATGGCCCAAGCTGTTCGAGGTGCGGTTCCGGCCGGCGCGCCGCTAG